AAATTCTGGTGATCCAGACGCTCAACAATTTGTCTGATGAGCGGACGGAATATCTGATCAACGATCGCCTCTCCTTTATGCGTTTCCTTGGTCTGGGACTTTCAGATCGGGTGCCTGATGCCAAAACGGTCTGGCTGTTCCGCGAGCGTCTGACCCAGGCGGGTGCGATCGATGGGCTGTTCAACCGCTTTGATGCGACCCTGCGCAACGCCGGGTATTTACCGATGTCCGGCCAGATTCTGGATGCCACACTGGTGGCTGCTCCAAAGCAGCGGAACACCAACGCAGAGAAAGCCGATCTTCGGGAAGGACGTATTCCTAAAGACTGGCAGGACAAACCCGGAAAGCTGTCGCACAAGGATCGTCATGCGCGCTGGACACTGAAGTTCACGAAAGCAAAACGGGTGCTGTCACATTAACTTTGGTTTGTTGAGCTCTTCTCGGTGTTGACGCATTCAGGCGGTAAGCGCGGTAGCGTTGTTCCACTGGACGAAAGCCCTGATCCGATGGATGTGCCGGGAGAGGGCATTGTCGATGGAGTGGGGCGGGACGAAGAGGTTGCGGACGGCGGAGAAAACGAAGACGAAGCGCTGGCATCCCCCAGGTGAGCGGAATTTCTGCATGACCCGTTCGCGTTTTCGCAGTGGCAGATGGCTGTTCTCCGCCCTGTTGTTCAGGCCCTTGTGGGATAGATGCCGGGCCGTGAGCCTCAGTTTACGTCTGGCCGCCCCGTAAGAGCCCAGCTTGTCGGTGACCAAGCGCGCGGGCCGGATACCCTGCTTTTTCAGCAGCCGCGTCAGCAGTCGCCTTGCGGCTTTGGTGTTCCTTCGGGTCTGCAGGATTTCGTCGAGAACGTAACCGTCCTGATCGACGGCGCGCCACAGCCAGTGTGGCCGGCCATGGATCACGACCCGGACCTCGTCGAGATGCCAGATATCCCCGGGTCTGGCGGCCTTACGGCGCAGCGAGCGGGCAAAGGCCACTCCAAATTTTAGGCTC
This window of the Kozakia baliensis genome carries:
- a CDS encoding IS6 family transposase is translated as MSAGSVSYKRHRFPSELIAHAVWLYFRFPLSFRLIEEMLLKRGIVVSYETVRRWSLKFGVAFARSLRRKAARPGDIWHLDEVRVVIHGRPHWLWRAVDQDGYVLDEILQTRRNTKAARRLLTRLLKKQGIRPARLVTDKLGSYGAARRKLRLTARHLSHKGLNNRAENSHLPLRKRERVMQKFRSPGGCQRFVFVFSAVRNLFVPPHSIDNALSRHIHRIRAFVQWNNATALTA